AGTCTAATGCGACAGTTAAACAATACAGTTACACAAAGCTACACAATAACCACAAATTGAAACCATTTACAGAGAACACCTTCACATATCTTGCAGACAATGCCCGATGTAGTGTTGTGATTTTTTTGTAGTTCCAGGCCATAGCATGGATTGTAAGCATATCCACACGTGCTGTTGAGAGTAAATGTTGAGTGAATGTCATGCAATAAgcaataaaaaattacattagaAGAGAAATACTACAATCACCTCCTTTTGACATGTATTTAGTCGTTAAGGCACAGCGGGAGAGGTAGCTGTTCACCTGTTCAACTTCCTCCCCCGCAGTTGACCCTGTAAAAAGacatgtaagggataatgtaatGTCCGCCAGTCAATATCGGATAAGTAAAGACAAGGCGAACAGGACCCTGACGCGCAGCAGAGGGACTTATCAGCAAACAATTTATTATAATCTCACCACTAAACATATTAAGCGCTTTAAGGAGGAAACTATGCCGACACACCGCAACCTCCATGCCCTCTTCGTCCAACTTGAAGGTCCTCCTAGAAGTCTCCTTTCGCTGCTGTCCATGAGGAGCTCCCATATCTGCCTTGTCCAGGTAGCTGTGATGTAAATGAAACACACTataaacatactgtatatatacacctTGTATTTTGAAGTTGAGGGCAGTTTTTCACCAATGCAAAGAAAATCTGGCCTGTAAAAGCATagtaatttatttaacaaataatttgaAACCTGCCTGTTTCACAGCTTAATGCAAGACATCAACAAATGCAGACACAGATGTGTCTTCTGCGATAAATGCCCCTTCAAAAAACAAAGAGTCGGAGCTGAGGAAGAAACGAAACAGAACATTTATCCATGCTGAATACTGAATACAAAAAAATCCAGATCAATCTATactggaagaaaaaaatatcaccTTCCGTTTAGGAGAAACCGGTATAGCTTCCTGTTGCCATCCACAGAGATTGCCAACATGTCTGGGGTGCAAGCGGGGCAGGTGAAAGGTGCACCACAGGACAAGTTATCTTCCTCAAAAGCACAATAGGAAAACTCCAGGAAGCTGCGCTGCAGCGTGTCCCCGCACACTGGTCCTGACTGAAAGATGCATTATATTAAATGTTACTTTTGGAGATGTCTACATATGGTAAACAATTCTATAATATGGTGAACACTTACCTGCCCACCACACTTTGTACGATGCTCCAGCAGTTTTGCAAAGGCTTGTCTGGACAGTGCCGGTGCGATGATTTTCAGTTCTCTTACAATGCTGAAAAGATTGAGGGAATTCAAAGTAGAAGAGCTGGTGGAAGCTGGCCAGTATCCACTGTTTACGAGGTCCATGAACTCTGGAGCCCACTGCTGCTGGCATGTTTGGCATGCAAACAATGGCTGGTGCATGTCATAACGCCCTTGGGTTATAAGAAAACAAACCCATGGATACCTGAGCTTTTAGAAACAATCAGCTGGCACACTTTAAGACACTTGGGCTACATCTTGAGTAGAATCACACCAGCATAGTTCAAATAAGTATATTTTTGTTGGTTTATCATAATGACAAGATATATTCTGTAATTTTTGAGTACTGTTATTTTCATTGCAAAGCAAAGCCAAAAAAGGGGGGAAAAGCTGAATATTGAAAAAAGATTAGAGTTTAGAAATATTACCATTGATGGAAATTAAAATGACCGCTTTGCCAGGTGACACAGTTATGCTGGGGACTTCACAGGGACATTTTTGAGTCACTCTCACCGTTGGCAAAATACAAGCTAGCAAAGGAAAGATAGACACAAAATTAGCCTACTAGATTTATTAGACAAGAGTACAAAAGAGTTTTGCAATTACCTACCTTGGTCGTGTGAGCTGTATCCTCCCTCCCCTCTTACAAAATATGTGGATGGGAAAAAAGCCCTCAAGGACTGACTCCCTATCGTGGAGTGGCCATCTCCTGTGATTCTTGGTATCGCAGGTTTCACAGAACCACTGATCTGGTAGACACTTCTGCATCTAGGAACGAAATCAATGAACCAATTTAGTCATTGAATCAACTCTTTGAAACAGCCCTGATTCCACCCCTGATCCGAAACATGAAGACATCAATTAGTGATGCACTCT
Above is a genomic segment from Megalobrama amblycephala isolate DHTTF-2021 linkage group LG14, ASM1881202v1, whole genome shotgun sequence containing:
- the LOC125245332 gene encoding uncharacterized protein LOC125245332 isoform X1, yielding MGAVKHNQIGNYLLTEELPAGSLDPQVEFDKIWSNTFKLLLEKNMESLSAMMSDSPEIQRASSSWTFRQQQASQRWKEARPFHLKCLIQTQDVGQPFCSKPAVVRCRSVYQISGSVKPAIPRITGDGHSTIGSQSLRAFFPSTYFVRGEGGYSSHDQACILPTVRVTQKCPCEVPSITVSPGKAVILISINGRYDMHQPLFACQTCQQQWAPEFMDLVNSGYWPASTSSSTLNSLNLFSIVRELKIIAPALSRQAFAKLLEHRTKCGGQSGPVCGDTLQRSFLEFSYCAFEEDNLSCGAPFTCPACTPDMLAISVDGNRKLYRFLLNGSSDSLFFEGAFIAEDTSVSAFVDVLH
- the LOC125245332 gene encoding uncharacterized protein LOC125245332 isoform X3 produces the protein MDEKNMESLSAMMSDSPEIQRASSSWTFRQQQASQRWKEARPFHLKCLIQTQDVGQPFCSKPAVVRCRSVYQISGSVKPAIPRITGDGHSTIGSQSLRAFFPSTYFVRGEGGYSSHDQACILPTVRVTQKCPCEVPSITVSPGKAVILISINGRYDMHQPLFACQTCQQQWAPEFMDLVNSGYWPASTSSSTLNSLNLFSIVRELKIIAPALSRQAFAKLLEHRTKCGGQSGPVCGDTLQRSFLEFSYCAFEEDNLSCGAPFTCPACTPDMLAISVDGNRKLYRFLLNGSSDSLFFEGAFIAEDTSVSAFVDVLH
- the LOC125245332 gene encoding uncharacterized protein LOC125245332 isoform X2, with the translated sequence MGAEKNMESLSAMMSDSPEIQRASSSWTFRQQQASQRWKEARPFHLKCLIQTQDVGQPFCSKPAVVRCRSVYQISGSVKPAIPRITGDGHSTIGSQSLRAFFPSTYFVRGEGGYSSHDQACILPTVRVTQKCPCEVPSITVSPGKAVILISINGRYDMHQPLFACQTCQQQWAPEFMDLVNSGYWPASTSSSTLNSLNLFSIVRELKIIAPALSRQAFAKLLEHRTKCGGQSGPVCGDTLQRSFLEFSYCAFEEDNLSCGAPFTCPACTPDMLAISVDGNRKLYRFLLNGSSDSLFFEGAFIAEDTSVSAFVDVLH